TGCCTGGGACTTTGATTTTCGCGCGCCGGAGTCGCCGACTTGGGACGCGAAGCTGAAATAGCCGATCGCGCGGGCGCCGCGCGAACGCCAATGCTGCGCGGCCCATTTCGCGATGGGAGTTGCAGAGGCGCAGCGCGCTAAAAATTCACCTTCGACGCGACATAGAAGCTGCGGCCGGGAGAGGGATAGCCGTCCGTCACCGTATAGAGCTCGTCGAAGAGATTGCGCACGCCGGCCTGGAATTTGACGTTGTCGGTAGGCTGATAGTCCACGTTCAAATTCGTCAGGAGATAGGGGTTGGTTCGGTAATACACGAGGCCGGTCGAGATGTTGGTCCATCGACTGGTCGCCATCTCGATGTTCGGCGTAATGGTCAGCTCCCGGATCGGACGATAGCCGGCGTAGAAAATGAGCTTTGCGTCGGGTACGCCGATTGGCTGGAGCGTGACGATCCCTGTGAGCGTCTTCCCCGAGAAAAACATGGCTGACGGCGCATCCAGGCGGCGGCGGATCAGCGTCAGATTGCCGCCGAGCGAGAAATCCTCGCGCAAGAAATAATCGGCCGATATTTCCGAGCCCCAGAAGCGGGCCTTGCCGACATTCTGTTGCTGCGTGGTAGGGACGCCAGTAGGGTCGAGTACGGGAACGCCTTGGATGAATCTATCGACGAGGCTGTAGAAGACGTCGATCGAGACGCGGCTGCCGGGCGCGAATTCGGAGGACCAGCCGAGATCGAAATTGGTGGCGCGTTCGGGCTTCAGTCCCGGATTGGACGTTTGGCCGCCGAAGCGGGAGCTGAATCGCTCGAACAGCGTCGGGTAACGGGTTCGACTCGACACGTTGAAATAGAGGCGGTCCTGATCGGTGTAATGCCAGATCGCGGCGCCCTGATAATTGGGCGCCTGTACGTCCTTGGGCGTATATTCGAAGTAGCCGCGATCCGTCGTCCACTCGTCGGCCTGTCGCAAGTGCCGCCAGTCGTAGCTGAAGCCGGCGACGAGATCGATGTCCTTGCGCGGATGGAACGTGTTTTCGACCGCGACCGAATAAGTGTCCTCCTGGCTTGTCTGGAGCGGCTCGAACAAGCAAGGCACGCCCGTGAAGCATCCGGCTCTTCCCCTCGGGTCGTTGTTTGGGTAGCGCCCGCTGAAGGTATTCCGGCCGAAGCCTTGCTGTTGTTCGCCATGATTGTCGAAGCGATAGAAGAACAGGCCTTTCAACGTGTCGATGTCGCCGAACTGGTGGCCCGCCTCGACCTCGGCGCCGAGAGAATAATCCATATAGGGGCTGATGAAGGAGCGCTGCAGGGACTGAGTGATGAATGACTGGTCGTCATAGGCGGTGAGGCCATTGTCGAATTTGGTCCAGTAGCCGCGCGTCTTGACATAGGAGGCGTCGCCAAGCTGGGTCTTGGACAGGAAATAAAGGTTCTGGACCCGCCAGTAAGGCCATCTCCAGAAGCGTTGGCTCGAAAGCGGATCGGTCGTATGTAGCGGCGCTCCCTTCTGGCCTTCCTGGCGGTTGAAGCTCAGCGAATATTCATCCGTCGCATTGGGCGTAATGCCGACCTTAGCGCTAATGTTAAAGTCGCGTGAATAGGATTGGCCGCGCATGCCCCAGCCTTGCGTCAGCGTCGACCTATAGCTCGCGGGCAGCATCCATCCGTCCATGGTTTGAAAGGCGCCGCTGAGCTGCGCGTAATAGAGATCCCTCTTCGTGCCGGCGTAGGCATAGGCGCGCGGTCCCAGGAATGTGCCGTCGCGGCCGAATTCGAGTTTCGCCCTTCCTTCGAACTCCAATTCACGAGAGGGCTTGCGCGTGACGAGATTGATTTGGCCACCCATGCCGCCCGGCCCGTCGAGCACCGAGACATAACCCTTGGCGATCTGCACTTCGGCGATATCGGCGGTGAGAAAACGCGCGAAGTCGAGCCGGTTGTCGGCCGGCAGATAGACGCGCACGCCGTCGACGGTGAGCGGCACCTGCCAGCGGTCGAAGCCGCGCACATAGATATTCTGCTCGTTGCGCGTGCCGCCGACAAGTTGGCTGTTCACGCCCGGCGCGAGATTGACCGCAGAGTCCAGCGTATCGCGAGAGAAAGTCTCCATCTGCCGGTTGGTGATGGTGTAGCCGCCGAAGGCGTCGGTGTGCTGCCTCGGCGTCGGGCCATTGTCGACGTTTTCCGACGCCGGCGCCTGCGTCGTCCACGACTCGCCTTCGCCGTCGCTTGGCCCGGCGACTTTTGTCGGCACGCCAAGCCGACGCGCGCCGACTTTGATCTGACCGAGTTCGAAGGCTTTCGGCGCATGCACCTCGATCGGCGGCAGCGGAGTCTGCGCGCCCAAGGGCGCTGATAGCGCGAGAAGAACGCCGCCTGAAATCGCCGTTGTCGTCAGCAGCCTGGTCATCATTGCCCCCGTGGACGTCAGAGAGAGTTGAGGAAAGCGAGCAGCGCGTCGCGCTGGAGTTCGGGAAGATTGCGGAAGGCGTCGGCGGATGATTGCGCTTCGCCGCCATGCCAGAGGATCGCCTCGGCGGGCGTGCGCGCCCTGCCGTCATGCAGAAAATCGGCGCCGTCTCCGCCTTTGCCGGCGAGGCCCAGTCCCCAGAGCGGCGGCGTGCGCCAGTCCCTTGGACCAGCCTCGAAGTCGTCGCGGCCGTCGGCGAGCCCGTCGCCCATGTCGTGCAGCAAAAGATCGGTGTAGGGATGGATCTCGACGCCGTTGAGCGCGGGCTGCAGTGAGAAATCCGCAACATGCAGCGCATCGCGATGGCAGGTCGAGCAGCCAATCTCATGGAACAGAATTTCGCCGTCCTTGACGCGCGGGTCCCCGAGATTGCGGCGAGCTGGAGGGGCAAGCGCGCGGATGTAGGTCACGACCGCGGCGAGCTGGGCGTCGGTCAATTCCGTCGTCGAAGCGCCGCGACGGCATTCGCTTTGAGACGGCGCGCAGCTCTCGACAGGAAACAGCGACGAGGTGACCCCGATGTCTTCGACGAAGGCGTTGGCGATCTGCTGCTTGAGATGTGGCTGATTGGCCTTGAGTCCGAAGCGGCCGAGCCTTCTCTGGCCGGTCTCAACGCTGAAGACGAAATTCGGTCTTCCGGCGCCGGCGAGAATTTCGCTCTCCGCGACCGCCTCGAGCAGACCCAGGCCGAAAACCGGCGGCGCGTTGCGCAGCGACGTCTTCGTCTCGGGCCCGAGCGGACCGTAAGCGAGATTGCGGAAGGAGAGCGTCGGCCGACGAAGCCTTACAGTCGCGCCATCAGAGAGCGCGACATCGAATTCGGCGTATTCGACGACGGCCTGGCCTTCGCCAGCGACGCCGGGCACGCCTTCGGGATTAAGCTGAGCGCCGTAATCAGGATGAACGCGCGGTCCGCCATGCGCGTCCTTTCCCTCGACGCTCAGCCTCGCCGCCATCGTGCGCGCGACGCCATTTTCGCTGTCTGGCGCGGCGCCGCGACCATTCTTGACGTGGCAGGCGATGCAGGAAAGTCGATTGTAGAGCGGACCGAGACCGATAAAGTCGGGATGGTCCTGCGAAGGCCCGATGACCCAGGCTTGGCGGAAGATGCCGCTTCCCTTGCGAAAGCGCGCGGCATGTTCGCCGTCCAGTCCTTCAATCGGCTGGATGAAGGCTTCGGTGTCAGGGCCGCTCGTCTCGTAACGCGCGGCGCCCGCGAGCATCGCTGCGCATAGAAGGACGCCCAAGCGTTTCATGGCGCCGGCTCCAGGCTTTTAACGAGGTCACGCGCCTGTCGCCGCGCCGCGCCGATCTCCTCGCGCCATTGTGCGATTTGCTGCGGATCGATGGCGTCGCGACGCGCGCAGCGCTCGAGGAAGGTTCTTGTGCCCGCGTCGCTTTCGGAAACCGGAATGAAGCCGGCGAGTCTCTTCGCTTCGCCCAGCGCCGCCATGGCTTTCGCATTGCCGGCGAATTTTTTCTCGGCGTCGTGAATCTCGCGCCACAGTTCGGCGCTCTCGGCATGGCCTTCGACGATCGCGAGATCGAACAGCAGCGCGATCAGCGGCGGCCGGCGACGGCCGATCTCAGAATCGTAATCGAGGAGCGTCGAGGCGGGCATTGCAAAGGGATTCGCAAAGCCCTGCGGCGCGCTCTGATAGGCGTCGGGTCGCGCCGGATGCCGGCGGCTGTCGCGCTCCATCATCAGTCGCTGGCCGTCCGTCGACAGCAGGAAGTCGATGAAGGCCTGCGCGCCGGCGAAATGCTTGGAGGCGGCGGTCATCGCGACATGGGCGGGCAGAAACGCCGTGCGCTGGGGATAGATCATCTCGACCGCCGCGCCATTGGCTTTGGCGATCTCGGCGAAGAAA
This window of the Methylocystis hirsuta genome carries:
- a CDS encoding TonB-dependent receptor plug domain-containing protein, translated to MTRLLTTTAISGGVLLALSAPLGAQTPLPPIEVHAPKAFELGQIKVGARRLGVPTKVAGPSDGEGESWTTQAPASENVDNGPTPRQHTDAFGGYTITNRQMETFSRDTLDSAVNLAPGVNSQLVGGTRNEQNIYVRGFDRWQVPLTVDGVRVYLPADNRLDFARFLTADIAEVQIAKGYVSVLDGPGGMGGQINLVTRKPSRELEFEGRAKLEFGRDGTFLGPRAYAYAGTKRDLYYAQLSGAFQTMDGWMLPASYRSTLTQGWGMRGQSYSRDFNISAKVGITPNATDEYSLSFNRQEGQKGAPLHTTDPLSSQRFWRWPYWRVQNLYFLSKTQLGDASYVKTRGYWTKFDNGLTAYDDQSFITQSLQRSFISPYMDYSLGAEVEAGHQFGDIDTLKGLFFYRFDNHGEQQQGFGRNTFSGRYPNNDPRGRAGCFTGVPCLFEPLQTSQEDTYSVAVENTFHPRKDIDLVAGFSYDWRHLRQADEWTTDRGYFEYTPKDVQAPNYQGAAIWHYTDQDRLYFNVSSRTRYPTLFERFSSRFGGQTSNPGLKPERATNFDLGWSSEFAPGSRVSIDVFYSLVDRFIQGVPVLDPTGVPTTQQQNVGKARFWGSEISADYFLREDFSLGGNLTLIRRRLDAPSAMFFSGKTLTGIVTLQPIGVPDAKLIFYAGYRPIRELTITPNIEMATSRWTNISTGLVYYRTNPYLLTNLNVDYQPTDNVKFQAGVRNLFDELYTVTDGYPSPGRSFYVASKVNF
- a CDS encoding di-heme oxidoredictase family protein, coding for MKRLGVLLCAAMLAGAARYETSGPDTEAFIQPIEGLDGEHAARFRKGSGIFRQAWVIGPSQDHPDFIGLGPLYNRLSCIACHVKNGRGAAPDSENGVARTMAARLSVEGKDAHGGPRVHPDYGAQLNPEGVPGVAGEGQAVVEYAEFDVALSDGATVRLRRPTLSFRNLAYGPLGPETKTSLRNAPPVFGLGLLEAVAESEILAGAGRPNFVFSVETGQRRLGRFGLKANQPHLKQQIANAFVEDIGVTSSLFPVESCAPSQSECRRGASTTELTDAQLAAVVTYIRALAPPARRNLGDPRVKDGEILFHEIGCSTCHRDALHVADFSLQPALNGVEIHPYTDLLLHDMGDGLADGRDDFEAGPRDWRTPPLWGLGLAGKGGDGADFLHDGRARTPAEAILWHGGEAQSSADAFRNLPELQRDALLAFLNSL